Genomic DNA from Danio rerio strain Tuebingen ecotype United States chromosome 5, GRCz12tu, whole genome shotgun sequence:
GAACGACCGGGAACCGGGAACACGAGCGCCTGGGGCCGCGGCGGACACCGGCAGACTGCAGAGCACCAagagtgtgtgtgtaggtgtgtgtatgtctggtgtgtgtgcatgtatatctggtgtgtgtccgtgtgtgtgtatatctgatgtgtgccagtgtgtgtgtgtgtgtgtgtgtgtgtgtgtttatgagctcTGTGGATGTTAAAAGCAGCAGGTTCAGCTGCAGTCCCTCAGTAAACCCACCTGAGCTCTGCAGGCCGCTTACAGCAGATACACCAGCTGAAGCCCACTGCTGCTGttacagtgagtgtgtgtgtgtgtgtgtgtgtgtgtgtgtgtgtgtgaacatgctGAGCAGTCATaactcatttaaattcagggttaACTTTGATCTGTCTTGAGCTGCTCATCCTCCAGTGGCGGAGGGGTTTAGCGGTCGGGTTTAGCGGTCGGGTCTGGTGTTGGACTGTACTGGTGTGAACAGTTGTTTCCTCATCAGGTTCTGCTCTGATGTGCTTCACACACACCGCTTCATGATGAGCTCGTATGATCAGGGTGGATGGGCAGATGCATCGGGCCGGCTCTGTCAGACCAGAATCTCTGATGAACAGTGCGGCGGTCTGGAggagctcctgaacacatctcAGCCTCTGTGTGTGTTTAAGCACTGTTAACCAggaacaaacgtgtgtgtgtgtgtttgtgtgtgtgtgtgtgtgtgcgcgcctttCATGGAGGCAAAATGACAGAAACCTCCAAAAATGTCTGCCAGCGACGCCAACTGGTCTGCTGCCCACTCCACCATCAGCAAGAGTGAGAAAGCAGAGTGTGTGTCCACAACAGCAGCGCTGATATGTCTACAgccgcggtgtgtgtgtgtgtgtgtgtgtgtttcattcaGTCCCGCACACAGAGTCGCAGCGGCCCCATTAGCAGGGCAGTAATGAGAGCGGCAGCACAATACGGGCAGCGGGCCGGAACACCGAGAGAACAAAGACCAGCACAcgggctgagtgtgtgtgtgtgtgtgtgtgtgtgtgtgtgtgtttgtgtgtgccatGACAGGAGCCAGAACCGGCCAATGGGCCCTTCAGGAGAATCGGCCAGAGGGGCCGCCAGACAGCACTGTTGTGTGTgacatgttcacacacacacacacacacacacacacacacacacacacacacacacacacacacacacacacacacacacacacacacacacactgtgaatgACCCCTAACCTGCAGTAATGAGCAtcagtgtgtttgtctgtgtgtgtttgacatgACGTGTGTTTAGTGAGCGCATGACTCTTCAGTTCTGCTGTTCTGCTgttcttcatcctcctcctcctcctcatcagtCCTGCGGTAACAGTAGAGCTGCAGCAGGTGATGGTGTTCAGGCgtgtgtgttgttgtgctggtacTGGACTGAGTTCTGCCCGCTGGAGGAGGACGACACCACGGCTGACGTGTTTCTCTTGTTCTGTGTTGAACTCTTTCAGCTGATGTAGATTGGGTTGTTCTGAATGGGTtatctgcacagaagtgttgttcagacACTGAAATCTCGCGCTGATAGACTGATGTGGCTATTCTCAGCTTCATCAGGGCTTTTCCAGCAGATGATGTAGATGAATATTCAGTTTAACAGCAGAGCATCAGTCAACAGCGCCACTCTGCACAGCTGTGAACTACTCTGGGCTCGTGGGTTCGGGTTCGGCTGTGATTAACATGCCATCGATACGGTTCAGTTGGATATCTCGGTGCTTTGATGATGATTTCTTTACACGGTTGTACATTTTACTTCACTGCAGAGCAATTctgatattaaaatgtataatttttaaataaactttatttatatttgtaaaacaGTCTGTCCTTTAGTTCAGAACTGgacctttaatttgacctgctcaaactAAACTCAAGCCCATGCACAGAACAGCATCAGCATTTAAAGCAGTGGTGTCAAACTGgagtcctggagagccgcagctctgcacagttctgctccagccctgatcaaacacagctgatccagtaGTGTTGAACTCTTCATCagtgatcagctgtgtttgatcagggctgagcagaactgtgcagagctgcggccctccaggactccAGTTTGACACCACTGCTTTAAAGCAAACATACATAAACATCAATCCCGCTTGCTTTCTTTTCTGAGAGCTGTCGATGGAGCTGTTAAACAGAAAGAGCTGCGACTGACTCTGATGCACTGGCGATGTTCACCATAGTTCTGTACTGCGGCGTATCGCACATGAGAGAAAGACGTTAACCTATAAACTTGGACACTCGTACTGTTCTTCCTACCTGCTTCTCTGAGCTGAAGCTGCTGCTGTCTTCACTCTGAACACTGCAGCCCGTGACGCCCGCTATACTGTTCACCAGAACACTCTGAACACACTCTCAGTCAGCACGTCAGTGTGGGTCAGCGATGAGAGTAACTCCTGCACCCGCCGGCCGAGCACTCAGCACACAGCAGTGGCTTCAGGacagcgtgagagagagagagagagcagcgaTCCGGCATATATGACACATGGAGCATCATGACGAGTTCTGCTGCTGATATAACACCGCTCATCACTCACTACTGCAGCATTATAGAGGACAGGACACATCTCTGACTGCTGAACACCATGATGAACACCAGCGGCTCTCTGACGTCTACTGCGCGCGATCATGATTCAGGAGGCATGGCAATAGCGGAAAAAGCAACAGTActgatagacacacacacacacacacacacacacacacacacacacacacacacacacacacacacacacacacacacacacacacacacacacacacacagcttcaggATGGCGTCAGCAGTGCTATTTAGACTCTTAATGAAGAAAACTCTTCTCTTGCCTTTTTAATTACTTAACCAGGCCTGACGAGCGGCCCCAAACCCTCcagacggacacacacacacacacacacacacacacacacacacacacacacacacacacacacaaacactcagaaGACTCCAGACGTCTCGCTTCAGCGCTGGTCATGACCCAACGCAGCGGTGTGCAAAAACACTGAGGACACTTCTGGGCTccggttctgtgtgtgtgtgtgtgtgttctgacgcTCCGCAACTCCTCATCTCTGACTCTGATGGTCTTcctcgtgtgtgtttgtgtgtaaacagCAGCAATGATCTGACCTCAGCTCCTCAGATCTCTATCAGGACACATCCTGAGCATCCAGAGCCTGAGGACAcaatccatcacacacacacacacacacacacacacacacacacgcacgcacgcacgcacacacacacacacatacacacacacacacacacacacacgcgcacacacacacaaatacacacacacacacacacacacacacacacacacacacacacacacacacacacacactgcagagagCCACAGCATTCTGTGAGTGAGTTCagaaaagaaacacacacacacacacacacacacacacacacacacacacacacacacacagcttttctTGCAGTGGTTTATTATTATGGTCTGTACTCTGGCCCTGAGTCGTGCAGTGTGTGTATGAGCAGTGTCTCCCTCTAGTGGTCAGCAGCTCCGCCGGTGcaggatcagtgtgtgtgtgtgtgtgtgtgtgtgtgtgtgtgtgtgtgggtgttatGAACAGTACAGCTGCTGTTGGAATATATGAAGTCCTGCCGGAGCGGGGGGTCTGTGTGTTAGTCCTGGCCCCTCAGAGCTCCTTGTTCCGGCGAGGGATGATGATCTTGCGGACGGTTCTTCTCTCCGAGATGTTGCGTTTGACTTTGACCATCGGCGCCGGCGTCTGCAGCTCTAGAGATGGGCTGGAGTGCGAACGCTGCATCGGGGCAGCGCAGAGGTCGGTCTGATCCGCCGCTgcgctccacacacactcatcatacacacacagacgCTCCGCCACCGCTGTGTCCGCATCCAGAGACCGCCACACCTCCAGCGCCTGCAGGTACACCTCATACCGGCCCTTCTGCAGGACACAAGAGCACAGCCGGCGGTCAGCCCTGAACATCACACAGACCTGCTGCCTTCACGAGCACAACTGAAGGACGAACCacagacaggtgtgtgtgtgtgtgtgttctcgcaCCTCGTATTGCAGGTACTCCTCCCTCTGCCGCTGCTCCTCCAGTGCTCTCGCTCTGGGTTTCCTGCCGTCCGACGCCCCCTGCTGGAGGGCGGACAGATCCTGCTGGAAACTGTACAGCATGGCCGCGTGCGACTGCAGCTGCTTATCCTGCAGAAACACACATCAATATCACACACTCGCCTGTGACGGACACACTGACCCTCACACACTCGCCTGTGACGGACACACTGACCCTCACACACTCACCTGTGACGGACACACTGACCCTCACACACTCGCCTGTGACGGACACACTGACCCTCACACACTCGCCTGTGACGGACACACTGACCCTCACACACTCGCCTGTGATGGACACACTGACCCTCACACACTCGCCTGTGATGGACACACTGACCCTCACACACTCGCCTGTGACGGACACACTGACCCTCACACACTCGCCTGTGACGGACACACTCACCCTCACACACTCACCTGTGATGGACACACTGACCCTCACACACTCGCCTGTGACGGACACACTCACCCTCACACACTCGCCTGTGACGGACACACTGACCCTCACACACTCGCCTGTGATGGACACACTGACCCTCACACACTCGCCTGTGACGGACACACTCACCCTCACACACTCGCCTGTGACGGACACACTGACCCTCACACACTCACCTGTGACGGACACACTGACCCTTACACACTCGCCTGTGACGGACACACTGACCCTCACACACTCGCCTGTGACGGACACACTGACCCTCACACACTCGCCTGTGATGGACACACCATGTGGTGTCTGCTGAGAGGTTAGCATCTGCTGCTAAAGCAGAGAATGCTGGGAAACTCTGTTATGTCTCAGTAATAAATGAAACATTAATTATCAACAGAATGTCATATTGCAGACTCGTCTCAGCATTCGGCAGTATTCTCACTAATATCGGCTTCAGTTCACTGTAAACTGTACAGGTGTTGTGTGAATTTAGGAGAATGAGTGGCTGTACACACACTGGCAGGCTAGCAGTGTGTGTTTCATTGTAATGTAtgcatgtagtgtgtgtgtactCAGTGATGGTGTGCAGATTAAGGGCCCTCAGTAGTGTTCTGTGTGTTCATCATTACCAGCGGGAGGTTCGCCTGCGTCGCCGGCAGGATCGGCCGACAGAATCTCCTCTGCGAGCCGACGGCGGCGGGAAACGGCGGAGAGGAATGAAGCGCCGACACCAGATTAATGCGGCCGATCCAGGAGTTCATCTGCTCTGTGGTCCTGAAAACAGGAGGAACACACATCTTAAACACACACGTTACACACACACTCCGGCCATCAGAGACCCACAATACACATTTACGGGGACTCAGAGACCCTGAACACACACTCACGGGGACTCAGAGACCCTGAACACACCCTCACGGGGCCTCAGAGACCCTGAACACACACTCACGGGGACTCAGAGACCCTGAACACACACTCACGGGGACTCAAAAAACTCTGAACACACTCACAGGGCCTCAGAGACCCTAAACACACACTCACGGGGACTCAGAGACCCTGAACACACACTCACGGGGACTCAGAGACCCTGAACACACACTCATAGGGACTCAGAGACCCTAAACACACACTCACGGGGCCTCGAACAGGAACACCCTCCAGTCGGCCGTCTGCAGCCGGAAGACATGTGGCCGTTTGGTGTACTGCAGAGCCTGCTCGGCCAGTGCGTGATGGACACTGAGCACCTCATCTGAACCCTGACCATCCTTCACGTAATCATCCTGCAGGACACAAACAGGGTCAGTTCACTGCGGTCTGACAACACACACATAAAGCAAACACATTTatctgcttacacacacacacacacacacacacacacacacacacacacacacacacacacacacacacacacacacacacacacacacacacacacaccttctgcAGGTACAGCACCATTCCCTTCAGCATGGCATAAAATGTCTTCCAGCTTCGTTTCCCCCAGGGAGCTGCAAATCAGACGGTTATTAGTCTGCAACCACACTGACTGTACGCTCAGTAGAGGAGCAGTAACCTCTCCTCATGTGTGCTTATCCTGAACTGCTCTTAATCCAGATGGGGACTCACTGCGTTTGCCGTCGATGTCTGCATGTGCTTTCCGCTTCAGAAAGCCTTTGTGGAAGACGCTGGCCTTGGTGTCGTGTGGAAGATCCTGGAACGGGTTACTCTTGGAGCGCAGCGGCCCGTCCTGCTCCCCGTCTGTCTCTGGCATCAGGGATTTGGCCAAAACCTCGTCCTCTCTGTGAGAAACAGAAGAGCGTCAGACTACAACCAGAGCTGAACATCCAGCAGTGCAGATACAAGTACTCACATGGCCCACTGCAGCGGCTGGCTCTTGATGGAGCTGTAGAGACTCTGGAAAACAAGAGAAATGGGTCAGTACTAGACACAGCGGACACAGATGCAGGAGAAACAGGTCAGTACTGGACACAGCGGACACAGACGCAGGAGAAACAGGTCAGTACTGgacacagcagacacagacacagGAGAAACAGGTCAGTACTGGACACAGCGGACACAGACACAGGAGAAACGGGTCAGTACTGGACACAGCAGACACAGACGCAGGAGAAACAGGTCAGTACTGgacacagcagacacagacacagGAGAAACGGGTCAGTACTGGACACAGCAGACACAGACGCAGGAGAAACAGGTCAGTACTGGACACAGCGGACACAGACGCAGGAGAAACGGGTCAGTACTGGACACAGCGGACACAGACACAGGAGAAACGGGTCAGTACTGAACACAGCGGACACAGACGCAGGAGAAACAGGTCAGTACTGGACACAGCGGACACAGACACAGGAGAAACGGGTCAGTACTGAACACAGCGGACACAGAGCAGGAGAAACGGGTCAGTACTGGACACAGCGGACACAGACGCAGGAGAAATTGACTCTCACCTTCAGGAGGTCCCGGCTGAAGCTCTCACCTCCATTCATGCCCTCTAGATTCGACACAAAGTCTGTTGAGGACATGGGCTTCCCAACGTTCTGGAGACACACATacgttttttctctctctcacacacacctggAAGCGTTTTCTGTGACATGAAGAGCTGTGAGAGACTCACCTGTCCATGCAGGTCTGTGTTGAGCAGCATGAGGGCGCAGGTGAGTGTGAGCACGCTGGCCGTGGAGTTGAAGGCCTCGGGGTTACACTGCTGGAAGCGACAGGAGAAGTGCTGCAGGACACGCTCGCGCTCCTGAGTCTCGCCTAGCAGAACCACCTCCTTCAGGAAACACCTGAGGGATGAAAACACAGCTGTGAAGCTGGTCTGGAGACTcgcctgcatgtgtgtgtttggccTACCGTAGCGCCTGCTCCAGACTCTGATCGGTGAAGTTGAAGAACCGCAGATACTCTTCCCCGACTGCTCGACTGAAGTCATTACTGCAGAAATTACAtacaagaaataataataattaataatagttccttacatttatataagcttttctgggcactcaaagcgctttacacaatgggaggGGGGATCTCCtcgtccaccaccagtgtgcagcatccacctggatgacgcgacggcagtcattttgcgccagactgcacaccacacaccagctgattggtggagaggagacagtgatgaagccaattggaatatggggatg
This window encodes:
- the LOC100151196 gene encoding PH and SEC7 domain-containing protein 1 isoform X1, whose protein sequence is MEAPAGESELYLEAVRYMQRVESVCGVTSDPEPCAAPAYATVQWDAAEPTAEREPGDLCVLAQECEADACAPEEPPAASAEHTDGGPLHTDTHTCEEGEEPAVEEELTLDQMQTLEAETHLQDDSSHADHIQAPDSHKLDPTAPGEQLTTPTEADLREPEPDRYPAHSESSEMTQRALGPHLDQGPQSDPESLEPRADLEPQSDLEPSLDQGPQSDLKSLEPRSDQEPQSDLESLEPRSDLEPRSDQGPQSDLECLEPRSDLEPKSDQGPQSDLECLEPWSDQGPQSDPEPTEPRSDQGPESDLEPQVPRSNLEPRSDQGPQSDPEPLEPRSAKGPQSDLEPTSNLEPRSDQEFLEPRSDLGPSDHQDTQNISTGISLIIQHTTSAEPLINGTAEMVNRAQPVNRAEAQRLAEKLYRLDGFQRTDVVRHLDKDNDFSRAVGEEYLRFFNFTDQSLEQALRCFLKEVVLLGETQERERVLQHFSCRFQQCNPEAFNSTASVLTLTCALMLLNTDLHGQNVGKPMSSTDFVSNLEGMNGGESFSRDLLKSLYSSIKSQPLQWAIEDEVLAKSLMPETDGEQDGPLRSKSNPFQDLPHDTKASVFHKGFLKRKAHADIDGKRTPWGKRSWKTFYAMLKGMVLYLQKDDYVKDGQGSDEVLSVHHALAEQALQYTKRPHVFRLQTADWRVFLFEAPTTEQMNSWIGRINLVSALHSSPPFPAAVGSQRRFCRPILPATQANLPLDKQLQSHAAMLYSFQQDLSALQQGASDGRKPRARALEEQRQREEYLQYEKGRYEVYLQALEVWRSLDADTAVAERLCVYDECVWSAAADQTDLCAAPMQRSHSSPSLELQTPAPMVKVKRNISERRTVRKIIIPRRNKEL
- the LOC100151196 gene encoding PH and SEC7 domain-containing protein 1 isoform X2, with the protein product MEAPAGESELYLEAVRYMQRVESVCGVTSDPEPCAAPAYATVQWDAAEPTAEREPGDLCVLAQECEADACAPEEPPAASAEHTDGGPLHTDTHTCEEGEEPAVEEELTLDQMQTLEAETHLQDDSSHADHIQAPDSHKLDPTAPGEQLTTPTEADLREPEPDRYPAHSESSEMTQRALGPHLDQGPQSDPESLEPRADLEPQSDLEPSLDQGPQSDLKSLEPRSDQEPQSDLESLEPRSDLEPRSDQGPQSDLECLEPRSDLEPKSDQGPQSDLECLEPWSDQGPQSDPEPTEPRSDQGPESDLEPQVPRSNLEPRSDQGPQSDLEPTSNLEPRSDQEFLEPRSDLGPSDHQDTQNISTGISLIIQHTTSAEPLINGTAEMVNRAQPVNRAEAQRLAEKLYRLDGFQRTDVVRHLDKDNDFSRAVGEEYLRFFNFTDQSLEQALRCFLKEVVLLGETQERERVLQHFSCRFQQCNPEAFNSTASVLTLTCALMLLNTDLHGQNVGKPMSSTDFVSNLEGMNGGESFSRDLLKSLYSSIKSQPLQWAIEDEVLAKSLMPETDGEQDGPLRSKSNPFQDLPHDTKASVFHKGFLKRKAHADIDGKRTPWGKRSWKTFYAMLKGMVLYLQKDDYVKDGQGSDEVLSVHHALAEQALQYTKRPHVFRLQTADWRVFLFEAPTTEQMNSWIGRINLVSALHSSPPFPAAVGSQRRFCRPILPATQANLPLDKQLQSHAAMLYSFQQDLSALQQGASDGRKPRARALEEQRQREEYLQYEKGRYEVYLQALEVWRSLDADTAVAERLCVYDECVWSAAADQTDLCAAPMQRSHSSPSLELQTPAPMVKVKRNISERRTVRKIIIPRRNKEL